The DNA region CAAACAATCTGGGTATACTGATAGTAGACATCGGGTCATCTCCTTTTGGTTGTTATCTTATTAGGAGTATTACCCGGTGTCCTTTTTTTACTCATTTTGGTCAACACTTACGGAGATGAACCCACGAAACTATCCTCTGCCATTGTCGTTCCTGTGGTCAGCAGGAATAGTAGGACCACAATCAAGCTTTTCCATGTAGGTAATTTGCTCATGCTAAAAAACCTCCCGATCAGTTTCTATAAAACTGAGACTTTTGTTGGAGTAAGACGGTATCCATAAAGACCCTATAGGTTGTTGATCCCGGCCAAATCAGGGTAGGTTACTGTTCTTAGATTATGCTTTGGCCTATCATTTTCCTTTATTAGATATTGATCATTTGCTTGTGCTGGGACTACATTCAGTTGACCTAAGTCTTCGACTGTGGGAAGATTATCTTGGATAGTGTTACTGCCTTTTGAAGGAGGATACTTATGGCGCGCATTATTATCGCATTTCTCTTTGTTACTTTCTGGGGCATTATCTGTTTTGTGCAGGTGATGGCAGCAATGAGGGTCAATGAGGATGCCAAGAAACGGCGTAAACTAGCTTTGGATTTGCCGGTGGTTGTCTGGACCATTTGGGCTTTGGTTCTGCCTGCCCTAGGGCCCTTGACCTATTGGCTGATGAACTGCTCTTCGTCTAACAAGCCCAACTGATTAGTCCCCAACACAAAGCACACAAAGACCGTTTTCCAGGTTCTACTCTGGAGGCGGTCTTTTTTCTTCTTTTTAGTACCTTACCTGGGAGAACCGAAAAACTTGTGCATAAACCATGGCTGAACCAAATATCTATAGTAATACAAGCCTTAGTTTGTCCGACATAACGGGGTGAATGATGGTGTACATCAAGATTATTGGCGCCTTTATGGTTTTAGGTAGTGGTTTTGCCCTAGGCCGTTTGATTGCCGAGACCTATAAGGACAGAGCGAAGCAACTAGAGCAACTGCAGCATGCCCTCCAGATACTGCAAACAGAGATCACGTGTCAGTCTTCGGCCCTACCTGTAGCTTTAGACAATGTTGCCAACCGGACCGGCGAGGCGATCGGAGGGATTTTCCGAGCCACCGCCGCGCTACTGTTGCAGGGAAGGGGGCTAACTGTGGATGAAGCTTGGCAAGAGGGCATTAAAGGTACTTTACCGGAGCTTTGCTTAACTGAAGCAGATGCAGCGGTATTACTTCGGTTAGGGAAGGTACTCGGTAGCTCCCACGGTACCGATCAGATTAAACACCTCCAGCTAGTAAAAGAACAGCTAGCCCAGAATGAGCAAGAAGCTAAAACGGAAAAAGAGAAGAATGTTCGGCTATGGAACTTCCTAGGCGCAGGCATTGGACTGATGCTAATTATCATGTTCTTCTAAGAGAAGGAGGTAATTGTGTGGATGTCAGCTTGATCTACCGGATAGCTGGTATTGGCATCTTAATCACAATCTTAAACATTTTCCTACGTCAAGCAGGTAGGGAAGAGCAAGCCCAGATGCTGAGCCTAGCCGGTGTTATTATTGTTCTTCTGTCTTTACTATCACTGATTGTTGAGTTGTTCTCTGAAGTAGAGAAAGCCTTTTGGTGGTAACAATGGCCCAGCTAGCTAAAGTAATTGGCCTGGGGGTAGTTGTTACGTTGCTCATGACGTTTTTCAAGAAGCAAAGTAGCGAATACGCCGTGGCAGCCAATGTTGCGGTGGTACTGGTTATCTTCTTGTTCATGCTGCAGCCTCTAGGACAGGTGATCGAGCTGTTCAGGCAGCTAAGCCATACTGCCCAGATGAGTGATCTTTATCTGGGTATTGTAATTCGGGCAATTGCCATGGCTTACCTAGCCGGACTAGGCGCCCAGGTTAGTAAAGATGCCGGATCAGAGAGTATTGCGGGGATGATTGAGTTAGCTGGTAAGGTAATGATCCTCATCCTTGCTTTGCCCGTGGTTGCCGGTATTTTAGATGCCATATTGGGGATACTACCATGAAACTACGTTACGTGCTACTGATCGTGCTATGTCTGTGCTTGCAGAGTGTTTCAGCATGGGCCTTTGACTATAGCGATGTGCTCGAAGAACAGATCAAAGAACTGGGACTAGATGAGCTCAAGCGGGCCACAGAACAACTGGATGATGAAGCAAAGAAACTACTGCCGTCTCTAGAACTTAGGGAGTTAGTATCTGGGCGAGGTCTAGGCAGGCTCGATCCGGTCAGCGTGATCCGCAGTCTTATCCGATACCTGATGCGGGAGATTGTGTACAATGCCCGTCTTTTTGGTAAGCTAATCGCCATTGTAGTCTTGTGCGCGCTACTGCAGACTCTGCAGAGGGCAACCAAGGATGTCACGGTGATCGATGTTGCCTTTGGAGTGAGTTTCTTAGTCATGGCGTACATTTCCATCGAGAGCTTTAAGGCCGCGGTGGCCATTGGGGCTGGGGCCATTGATGCTATGGTCTCCTTCATGCAGGCCCTCATCCCGGTTATGTCTAGTCTACTAGTGGCGGTGGGTGCGTTCAGTTCGGCGACGATACTTCATCCTGTGTTCTATGTTGCCATCAGTTGGATTGCCATGGCGGTAGATTACTGGTTCTTTCCGCTGGTGTCTATGGCTACGGTTGTAGGCATTGTGGGGAACCTATCTACGGACTTGACTGTTGGTCGCTTAGCTTCATTGATTAAGCAAGCTGGAATGCTTGTGTTAGGCCTGCTATCGGCGATCTTTCTTGGAGTGACCGCAGTTCAAGGAAAATTGGCACCGGTGGCCGATGGGGTAGGGCTGCGTACAGCTAAGTTCATGAGTACCTCTTTTGTGCCTGTTGTGGGCAATTTGTTTTCAAATGCAATGGAGACTGTGATTGGCGGCTCCATGCTACTTAAAAACGCAGTGGGGGTCTTTGGACTTGTTACGGTGGCGGTGGTGGCAGCCTTTCCTTTGATAAAGCTACTTGCCATAATCTTCATCTATCGTTTGGTGGCAGCGCTAGCGGAGCCCTTCAGTGATCCCCGTTTAGTCAAGATCCTGCAGTGCTTAGAGAGTAGTCTCTCCTATGTCTTTGCCGGCGTGGCTGTTGTGGCTCTAATGTTCTTTTTGACCATTACGGTGATCGTCAGTGCGGGAAACCTAGCTGCCTTAGTACGTTAGGGAGAGGGTTAGTATGACGTTTTTGAGGGATCTAATCACTAATCTTGCCGTGCTTGTGTTGGTGCTTGTTGGGTTAGAATGGCTACTACCCCCGGGGGATCTCCGCCGCGTTGTGAAAGTGGTCATGGGACTCGTGGTAATCGCCACGCTACTAAACCCGATTGTCTCGTTGCTCAGCGGTGGGCTCTTTGCTGGTTTCGGGGTGTCAGTATCAGGGGTGGCTCCAAGTACTGCCTATCAGGAGCGGGGCCAGAGGATTACCCAGGCGGGGGAGCAAGTGGTGCTTAGGCAGTGGCAACAGGATGTGGAGGCCGAGGCCAGTGACCTTGTGCAAAGCCTCGAAGGAGTGCTTGCCGCTCAAGTAATGCTCCAGCTAGACCCGGGTATATCCTTCGTAGTCCGGGTGACTACAACAGGGGATGTCTCGAGAGCAGGGGTAAGGATCGAACCCATCGACATTCAAATTGGACCAAAGATAACAGAAAAGCAGCCCCTAGATGCTCAGATTCGCCAGTTACTAAGCACCGTGTACAGAGTCGATCCTAAAGATATTCACATTACCTATGAAGGAGAGTAGTCACCATGGATTTGCGAGGTTTATTCGGGGGAAACAAGGAAAGTAGACCCTTCAACTTACCCAGCTCAAGGCTACGTCTTGCTAAATACATCCTAGTCCTGGCAGTGTTTGGCTTAGTACTTATGGTGTTTAGCCCCACAGGGCAGACTCCCAAACCCCTTCAGACCACGCCTCCCGCCACAGATATTAGTGTGACCATGGCCGGTGGAATAGACAGACAGATCTGGGGTGGTTACCTAGAGGAGATCGAACGGCAACTGGTTAGCGTCCTCGGGCAAATCCAAGGGGTGGGAAGCCTGCGGTTATTCGTTACCCTAGAGAGTAGTGGAGTATCTGAGTACGCTCAGGATATCACAGAGGAGGTGCGAACCACCCAGGAACGGGACCAGGACGGTGGTACGCGCGAGATCTCAGAGACCCGGCGTACATCAAGTATTGTGCGGCTCAGAAACGATGAGAGCCGTAAGGAAGAACCCCTCTTGCTCCAGGAGTCGCGTCCTTTAGTACGGGGAGTTGTCATTGTGGCTGAGGGGGCTAGTGATGCGAAAGTAGCTTTGATGCTGACTCAAGCAGTACAGACTGTTTTAAGTATTGGTGCCCATCAAATCGGAGTATATCCAAAAAGGTAGGTGTTTTTCATGTTTTACGCTCTCAGATCTAATAGTATCTTCTTGCTTTGCATCTGCTCACTTTTTCTCATAGTGGGGATTTGGCTGCTATCCCAGGATCCTGCTAGGTGGGACATGCTCAAAAAGTCGGTACCCACTACGGCGGGTTTATCTACAGATCCCCTAACAACGCCCACCGGATCACAACCAGGGGAGCAAAAGGTACAGCAGTTACGACCCCAATATGTACTGGAACGGGAACGAAATCGGTCTCGGCAGATGGCCTTCTTGCAAGGACTCCTCGAGGATCCAAACCTTTCGAGTGAACAGCGTCGGGAGATTGAGCAGAAGACTGTGGCACTAATGGAACGCTGGACGCTGGAGCTCGAACTTGAGAATATGCTGGTCGTTAACGGCTATTCAGAACCGGTGGTGCTTCTATCCGATGATGGGGTTAGTGTGATGATCAGTGAGGTCCTTAACGGGGAAGGGGCTTCGCTCCTAGGGGATTTGGTAGCCCGCATTTGCAGTCTTCCGAAAACAAGTATCGTGATCATGGATGGCAGGCAGTAGGGGCCAAGGCAGGAAAAACGGACAGGTTTACCGAATTATTACAAGATACGCATCATAATTCCTGTCGGGTGTGGTATACTGTCATCATCCCGAGAACTGTCTTTGGAACAAGGAGGGTTGCAGATTGCATCTCGAAGAGGTAAGAGAACTGATTAGAATTTTTGAGGAATCTAAGATCAGTGAGATGGAGCTGGAAACCGAGGGCTTTAAGATCGCCCTGAAGAAAAGCGGTAGTAACGCATATAATATTCAGTTGGCCCGAGTACCAAGTGCAGAGGCCCCTACACAGAGAACTGTGCCCGAACTAGAAGAGCCCAATTTAAATCAGGTGATCATTACTGCGCCAATGGTGGGGACTTTCTACCGGGCTTCCTCCCCCGATGCTGAACCCTACGTATCTCTAGGAGATATGTTAACTGTGGGGCAGCCTATTTGTGTTATCGAGGCGATGAAGGTGATGAATGAGATTGAATCGGAAGTCTCCGGTAAGGTAATACAGATTCTGGTAGAGGACGCCCAGCCTGTGGAATATGGTCAACCCCTATTCGTTGTTGAGAAGAATAGTATCTCTATCTGATGTAATGAGGAGACGCCTGTTATGTTTGAAAGGATTCTAGTCGCCAATCGGGGCGAGATTGCCTTGCGGGTTATTCGCGCCTGCAGAGAGATGGGTATCTCAACGGTTGCCGTTTACTCTGAAGCGGATCAAAACTCACTCCATGTGCACTATGCGGATGAAGCTTATTGTATCGGGCCACCCCCTTCGGCGAAAAGCTATTTAAGCATTCCTAATATTATTAGTGCTGCCATGATTTCCGGATGTGACGCCATCCATCCAGGATATGGTGCCCTATCAGAAAACCCCCAGTTTGCGGAGATCTGCCAAAATCACGGGTTGACGTTTATCGGACCATCTGTTAAGTGTATGGAGTCAATGGGGGATAAGGCCGTAGCAAAGCAGCTGATGCAAAAAGCTGGTGTCCCGGTGGTACCGGGTAGTGAAGGACCGGTGGTGGATGAGAAAGAAGCCATTGAGGTAGCTGAGATCATCGGCTATCCGGTGATTATTAAAGCGGCCTCCGGGGGCGGCGGCAAGGGTATGCGGATTGCGCGTAGCGCCGATGAAGTAAAACGAATGCTCAATATGGCCCGGATTGAGGCCGAAGCTGCCTTTGGTAGCGGTGAGGTCTACATAGAAAAGCTCATCGAAGGCCCACGACATATTGAAGTGCAGATCCTTGCCGACGAATTTGGTCGCATTATCCACCTCGGTGAGCGGGAGTGTTCGATTCAAAGACGGCATCAAAAGATTATAGAGGAGTCGCCATCACCGGCAATTGATGAGGGAAAAAGAAAACAGTTGGGTGAAGCGGCCATTTTGGGTGCTAAAGCTGTAGGTTACAGTAACGCCGGCACCATGGAGTTCCTCTATGATCGGAACGGTGATTTCTATTTCATGGAGATGAACACCCGCATTCAGGTTGAGCATCCGATTACGGAGATGGTCACCGGTGTTGATCTGGTCAAAGAACAGATCCGCATTGCCGCTGGTCAACCTCTGCGCTATCGCCAGGAGGACATTAAGATCACGGGAGTGGCCATTGAGTGCAGACTTAATGCCGAGGACCCGGATCACAATTTCCGTCCCTGTCCTGGATTGATCACTGATTACCTAGCCCCGGGAGGTCCGGGTATTCGTGTTGATAGCGCCGCTTATCCGGGGTGGGAGGTTACTCCCTATTACGATTCCATGTTTGGCAAGCTAATCGCCTGGGCCCCGACACGACATGAGGCGATCAACCGAGCCAAAGGGGCCATAGATGAGTTCATTATCGAAGGGATTAAGACCAACTTGTTGTTTCACCTGCGCGTGCTAGACAACGATTCCTTCGTACGGGGGGAGTTAAGTACGGATTTTGTGGAAAAATACCTACTGAGGTCCAGTGAAGAAGACTAGGTATTGGCGCTTTGCAGGCAGAAGCTTCTATTTTCAGCAAGGCTGGTAGCCGTATCATTGACCCGGTATCAGTGATCCGGTAGTATTATAGATAGGTACTTAGGAAAGGTTGAACACGGTATTCTACTGTGATTCTCATACTGGCAAGGTGCCTGTGGGCGTTCACACAGAAGGAAATACTGGTGGTTTGGCGAATTCTTGACAGTAGGTTAGTATTACCTGGAGGTGTTTTCTTTGGCCGAAGCAAGACAAGAAAGAAGTGAACTAGGCGAACTGAGGATCGCCAATGAGGTTGTAGGGATTATTGCTGGATTGGCGGCCACCGAAGTAGAGGGTGTGGCTGGAATGAGCGGCAGTGTTGGTGCCGGTTTTGCTGAGATGATCGGGCGGAAGAGTCTGTCTAAGGGTGTTAAGGTGGAAGTGGGTGAGGAACAGGCTGCCGTTGATTTATATGTCGTGATGCACTATGGGGTGCCGATTCAGGAAGTAGCGTGGAAAATACAGGAGAATGTCAAAAGAGCCATCGAGGGCATGACCGGACTTGATGTGGTCGAGATTAATGTTAATGTTCAAGGCGTGCATTTCTTTCAAGAGGAGAAGAAAATCGAAGAACCTAGGGTCAAATAGATGATCCCGAAGGGGGCGCAAAAATGACCATTCTTGATCGAGTACTAGTTCTTCTTGGTGCATTGGTGTTTGCCGTTTTTGGCTTTCTGCTCTTTTTTATTGCTGGGGGATGGGATCCTTCCCTTGCCCTAGGCGATCTGGTGTCAACTTGGGCCACAGTTAGTACTGTGGCACCAGCTGTTTTGGGTTTTGCTGTGCTGCTTTTGGGCATCTACTTGTTTTTCTTTGCCCTAAGGGGATTACCCCAGGAACGGTTCGTTGAGCAGGAGACTAGCCTTGGAGCCGTGCGTATTTCCTTTCGCGCCTTAGAACGTTTGGTCTACAAGGCCGTGCGGGAACAATCAGGTGTGCGAGACTTGGATATTAGTCTTAAGGCAGCCCCCGAAGGACTGACGATCTCCATTGGTCTGGAGATACATCCCGACTTGAACATTCCAAGTGTTGTCGAGGAAGTACAACGCTCCATCACGGATTACGTGCTAAAAACCACAGGAATTAATGTAGCGCGGATCTACGTGGAGGTACGCCGGATTGCACGGACCGAGCAGGCAGGGGCCTAGTGCTTACAAATGGGAGGGGGGGTCCTGATTATGCAAGGGCATTTCAGGGAAGTACTAATCTTGTTCCTCGCCAACAAAGGCAAGGTACTAGGTGCGATTTTGGGTCTGGTTACAGGCTTACTTTTTCTCCGCTACGGTTTTTTTAGAACTTTACTGGTGCTTTTGTGTATTGCCATCGGTTATGTTATCGGCAGAAGGCTTGATTCTGGTCAGGAATTTACTGATTTCCTGGACCGATTGCTTCACAGTCAGGATCGGAATTGATCTGGGTAAGTGATATGGAGGAAGCAGGATGAGTAGGCGTGTTGCCCGAGAAGGAATACTGCGGGCCCTTTTTCAGATTGATCTTGCGGGTAGTGATGTTAACGAGGCGATCCGCTACGCGGACGAAGGGCTAGAACTTACCGAGAACGGTTTGTCATTTTTGCACGAGATTGTCCAGGGAACCTACAGTAATCTGGCGAAGATCAATAAAGTGATTGGGGATTTTGCGGTAGGGTGGACCCTGGAGCGAATGCCTACTGTTGATCGGAATATTCTACGGGCTGCTGTTTATGAGATATTGTATCGGGAGGATATTCCCGAGAGTGTAGTTGTCAATGAAGCGGTGGAGCTGGCGAAAAAATACGGGGACGTTGACTCTCCCAGATTCATCAATGGTGTGTTAGGTAACGTAGTCCAAGCTTTCCAAGAGGAACAGTCCCCAAGGTGATAGTGTGTATTCCCTCGGTATAGATACAAGTTGTTATACCACATCGGTAGCATTAGTTAAGGATCGGGATCAACTGGAGCTTGACCTACGTTGTTTGCTTCAAGTACAAATAGGCAAACGGGGTTTACGCCAGTCAGATGCTTTATTCATGCATCTTCAGAATCTCCCCCTTCTCCTTGCGCAAGTCTTCGATTACGGGTACCCGATTGGATCAGTTGCAGTAACCGATCGTCCCCGCTCCCTTCAGGATTCCTATCTCCCGGTGTTTGTAGCAGGACGGACCGTCGCCCACTGTATTAGCGCCTCCTTAGGAGTGCCTCTTTTCACCTGTAGCCATCAAGCTAATCATCTGATGGCAGGTCGCTGGTCGGCCCAAGGCCCCATGGATAATCAGTTCTTGGCTTTGCATCTTTCCGGGGGGACTACTGATCTGCTATTCGTGCAGAAGGCCGATGAAGGTTTGTTTGAGATTATCTCTCTTGGCGGGGGAGCGGATCTTCATGTGGGTCAGTTTGTGGATCGGGTGGGTGTGGCGATGGGTTTACCCTTTCCTGCAGGAAATAGACTGGAGAAATTAGCAGCCTCGGGGGATGCTGATGGTTTAGTCCTGCCCGTATCGGTGAAGGATTTAGCTGTTAGCTTCTCGGGACCAGAAGCGGCAGCCATGCGTTATTTGGAGCAAGGAGTGGTTTCCCGGGCAGATTTGGCCTTGGCTGTGCAAAAGTGTATTGCCCAGACCCTCCAAAGACTCCTGCGCAATGCTGCAAAGCATCAGTATCCAAAGCGGGTGCTGTTTGTGGGTGGGGTCAGTGCTAATCAATACATTCGCAATTGGCTTAGCGAACACCTGACTGACTGGGATCTGTATTTTGCCGATCCCAAGTACAGTACGGATAATGCGGTGGGCACTGCACTTTGGGGACTGCGGGGGTGATCTTACATTGCAGATATATCAGGTATCAGAGCTTACTAGAATCATTAAAGGAATCCTTGAGGAGGAACCACGGCTTTTGGGGTTAGCCGTAGAGGGGGAGCTTTCGAATTTTAAGCACCACAGCTCGGGGCATATGTACTTTTCCTTAAAGGATCAAAAGAGTGTGGTTAACTGTGTCATGTTTGCCCGGCAGAACTATGGGTTAGATTTTACCCCCCAGGATGGAATGCATGTGGTGTGTCTAGGGCAGATTGGTGTCTATGAGAAGCGCGGCGGATACCAGCTATATGTCTCACAAATGCTAGAGGCCGGCGAAGGTGCCCTGCAAAGAGCTTTTGAAGAACTAAAGGAGAAGCTACGTAAAGAGGGTCTGTTTGATGCCGCCAGAAAACGTTCCCTGCCCTTTATGCCCCAGTGTGTCGGAGTTGTGACTTCGCCTACTGGTGCGGCGATTCGAGATATTATCAGTGTGCTCACCCGACGGCATCCAGGGATTAGGATTGTTTTGGCACCGGCTCTAGTCCAGGGAGATGGTGCTCCCCAAAGTATTGTGGATGCCCTAGGGACCATCGATTCATGGGGAGCGGCCGATGTCATAATTGTTGGTCGGGGAGGGGGCTCCCTTGAGGAATTGTGGGCCTTTAATGATGAGCGGGTGGCCCGGGCTATTTACAGCTGTAGTGTTCCTGTGGTCTCCGCGGTGGGCCATGAAACCGATTTCACCATTGCGGATTTCGTGGCGGACCAAAGGGCACCTACTCCCTCTGCAGCTGCTGAGCTGGTAGTCCCTGATCACCGCCAGCTGATGCAAAGATTAAAGGACATATCGTTGCGGATCCAGGTGATCATGGATCAAAGGATCCAGTCCCGTCTTGAGCATGTCAATTCTCTCTCGAAAAGACGTGCCTTGCAGTTGCCTCAGGATCAGGTTAATCAAAGGTATCAGCGTCTTGATGAACTAGGTCGGCGTCTGGAGATGGGACAACGCCAGTTGAAGACGGCCACCGACCATCGCTTAGAGAAGGTTGCTGCCCGACTGAATAGTCTTAGTCCCTTGGCTACTCTCTCGAGGGGGTATGCCATCTGTCATGATCAAACAGGGGCGATCATTGCCAAGGTAGCCCAGATGTCCGATGTGGATGAGTTTTGGATTCAGTTTAGTGATGGGAAGACAAAGGCACGGAAGTTTTCTTGAGGGTATTGTATCCTGAAAAGGAGGGGGAGGAAGAAGGCTAGCCGTAGTTACTACAACTATTACGGTTGGCCCGATGAGAACATGGAACTAAACGAAATGAGCTTCGAAGATGCATATACCAAACTTGAGGGCATTGTTGAGCTTTTGGAGACCGGGGAGATGACCTTGGAACGATCCTTGGCCCTATTCGAAGAAGGGGTTGCCCTGGTCCGGCACTGTCGGTGTCTTTTAGACACGGCGGAAAAACGGGTAGAGATGATTCTTAAAGAGGATGAGCAGATTACAATAAAGGATTTTAGTGTCGAAGATAAAGGAGCGGCTTCTTTGTGATTATTGAAGATTACCTGAAGGACCAGGCAACCTATGTCAATACCCTGGTCAGTACGTACCTACCCGATGTATCATGTGAGCCTACGATATTGCATGAAGCTATGTGCTATAGTGCCTGTGATGGGGGAAAACGTCTGCGGGCTATTTTAGCCATGGAGGCTGCTGCTATTGGTGGTAGTAACCTTGAGGGCGCAGAGATCGTAGCGGTGGCAGTGGAACTTGTCCATGCCTACTCCCTCATCCATGACGATCTTCCCTGTATGGATGATGATGATTTAAGAAGGGGTAAACCCACCAATCATAAGGTCTTTGGTGAAGCTATTGCGCTACTGGCCGGAGATGCCCTCCTGACCTACACCTTTGAGCTTCTAAGTTGTCTTCCAAAGAAGGGTGTATCGTGGGAACTAACGGTACAAGTGATCAACGAGCTGGCCCAAGCCTGCGGGAGTGGCGGGATGATTGCCGGGCAGACCCTAGATTTACAGTGGGAGGGCAAGACTCCGTGTATTGATGTGCTCAAAAAGATCCATAGATGCAAAACCGGGGCCCTAATCCGAGGAGCAGTACGCTGTGGTGCTTTAGTCGGAGAAGCTAGTAACCAACAGTTGCAGACTCTCACGGAGTACGCGGAACACCTAGGGTTGGCATTTCAGATCACCGATGATATCCTTGATGAAATCGGGGATGCAAAGGTGATGGGCAAACCCCAAGGCAGCGACGAAGATCAGGGAAAGCAAACCTATCCTGCTATTTACGGTCTGGAGGAATCCAAGCGTCTGGCAAAGGTAGAGGTTGACCAAGCCAAAGCCCATGCAACTAAGCTGCCGGCGGGGGAGCGATTAGTCCAAATCGCTGATTTTGTCCTAGGGCGTAGTTTCTAGTACTGAAGATCTGTAGAAGTTAATGCCAGGGATCTGCTATGGAATGCCCGCACTTTGGGCCACATCTTGTAGGGTTTCATACGCATATGGACGCAACTGCGGAAGGAAGCCGTCTGACCCGAGGGTTTTCACGCTAAATATTTTATGTTATAATGTGTCT from Limnochordia bacterium includes:
- the xseA gene encoding exodeoxyribonuclease VII large subunit, producing MQIYQVSELTRIIKGILEEEPRLLGLAVEGELSNFKHHSSGHMYFSLKDQKSVVNCVMFARQNYGLDFTPQDGMHVVCLGQIGVYEKRGGYQLYVSQMLEAGEGALQRAFEELKEKLRKEGLFDAARKRSLPFMPQCVGVVTSPTGAAIRDIISVLTRRHPGIRIVLAPALVQGDGAPQSIVDALGTIDSWGAADVIIVGRGGGSLEELWAFNDERVARAIYSCSVPVVSAVGHETDFTIADFVADQRAPTPSAAAELVVPDHRQLMQRLKDISLRIQVIMDQRIQSRLEHVNSLSKRRALQLPQDQVNQRYQRLDELGRRLEMGQRQLKTATDHRLEKVAARLNSLSPLATLSRGYAICHDQTGAIIAKVAQMSDVDEFWIQFSDGKTKARKFS
- a CDS encoding polyprenyl synthetase family protein, which codes for MIIEDYLKDQATYVNTLVSTYLPDVSCEPTILHEAMCYSACDGGKRLRAILAMEAAAIGGSNLEGAEIVAVAVELVHAYSLIHDDLPCMDDDDLRRGKPTNHKVFGEAIALLAGDALLTYTFELLSCLPKKGVSWELTVQVINELAQACGSGGMIAGQTLDLQWEGKTPCIDVLKKIHRCKTGALIRGAVRCGALVGEASNQQLQTLTEYAEHLGLAFQITDDILDEIGDAKVMGKPQGSDEDQGKQTYPAIYGLEESKRLAKVEVDQAKAHATKLPAGERLVQIADFVLGRSF
- the xseB gene encoding exodeoxyribonuclease VII small subunit, yielding MSFEDAYTKLEGIVELLETGEMTLERSLALFEEGVALVRHCRCLLDTAEKRVEMILKEDEQITIKDFSVEDKGAASL